The genomic interval CCTCATTACCTAATGCGAACGCGCGAATTTGCTCGCAAGTCTCCATACGACGAGTAGCACTCCATGCACTTGACGAAACGCCAAACATGCAAAGCAACATCATTTTTAGCAGTCGCTCCATTTCGATCCTCAGAATGGCTTCACGTAGCACATGAGCAATGTTTTTTGCTCGTTTGCTGTTTTCTATATGCATCGCGATAATCGTTCAATGCCCCTTTCGTTCGCCGGCGATCGGCGGGGCTAAGAGACAGTTTCGAAACTCGATACGGCCGAGATGTTCTTGCGCACTTTCTGAAATGTGCGCAATTAGCCGTCCGTTCAGCCGTTAACGCGGCATGAAATTGCGCGTAGGCGCGTTGCCACCGGGTTATTAACCTGTCTCTAAGCCGCCCGCGGATCAAACGATATTGATACTAGCCATCGCTTAGCTCAACTACGCCGATTACATTATTGCGAACTATACAATTGGCATAACTATTCCCTAATCCATTACTTGGTCCTGGCGCCGTAGAACCTCGTGCTGCGACAAGCGGTTTATGCCTGGGTTCAGTCGACGCTCGCACCTGCTCAGCACGGTCACCTTGCAGCTATCATTGCAGTGCTATGCCGGAAAAACAAAACCCCGTCCCCTCAAAGGCAGCGGGGTTTGAGAATCCAACTGCGCGCCCTTCGCCGCACGCGTGTGTCGTGCTTACATCGACGCCAGCTTCTGCCAGGTCTCGATCACCGAATCCGCATTGAGCGACATCGATTCGATGCCCTGCTCCATCAGCCAGACGGCGAAGTCCGGATTATCCGATGGCCCCTGGCCGCAGATGCAGATGTACTTGCCCTGGTCGCGGCAAGCCTTGATCGCCAGGCCAAGCATGGCTTTCACGGCAGGGTCGCTCTCGTCGAAATCGGCGGCCAAGAGCGGCATGCCGGAATCGCGGTCCAGGCCCAGGGTCAGCTGGGTCAGGTCGTTCGAGCCAATCGAGAAGCCGTCGAAATGCTCGAGGAAGCGCTCGGCCAAGGTGGCGTTCGATGGCACTTCGCACATCATGATGACGCGCAGGCCGTTTTCGCCGCGCTTGAGGCCATATTTGCCCGGCAGTGCAATGACTTTCTCGGCCTGGCCCAGGGTACGCACGAACGGAAACATCAGCTCGACGTTGGTCAGGGCCATTTCTTCGCTCACGCGCTTTATCGCGATGCATTACATCTCGAAGGATTCGGCGCGGTCCTCGCTTCAGGCAACATCACCTTTACGGGGATGAGTTCGTGTCCAAATGTCAGACCTGACATCTATCCATGAATCGTTTGCCTGTGAAATATTGTGGCCTTGTTTGGCTCTGATTGATTTATGGTTCCGGACTAACTGTGCCACCCCAACAACGCTTCAAAAAAAGTTCGTTCGGGCGCACTTAATCTTAGCCACTGACGGTAGCTACTCTCGTTAGTGGCGTCGGGGAAACATTGCAGCCCGCTCCCCTTTACACTATTCAAAACACGTAGCCCTTCTCGATCATCGATCATACCTATGGCAATAAGTGAATCGCAACGAATGAAATCCTCTTCAGATTCCATTTTAGCCAATCTCGTCAAAACAGGAATAGAGGATCTGTGCCTTATATTTCCAAGTGCACCTATTGCATACCTTCGATTTGGCATCTTAGGATCCATTACCTCTTTTTCCAGTATTGGAACGACTCCACCACCGGCCAGGATTAACGGGTCCATGATTTGATCTTCGGCTTGATCACGTTCATAGAACGTCCGGATTGCGATTTCTGGCGTGGAATCAATCCTAACAATTTTTACCGAAAGCCATGCGAAAAAAGCCAGTAGGAGGATTGCACTTAATGATGCCGCTTTTTTGTATTGTTCATTACGATCCTAACGAACGGTAAGAGGAATCTTATTGTCACGATCGCCTCGCAAATCATTTAGCAGCTTATCGTTTCCGAAAATACCACCACCGTAATCAATACAACCTGCTGATCCATCCAAATATCCGCCATGTAGATAGAAACCAGTCCGACCAAAACGTTTGGTGCCGCGCAGCGGATATATCAAGCGCCAAAGTCGTGATCATATCCCTTATCGACAACGGCATGGATCCCTTCTGCGCTCTTCAAAAATAATTGCTCGTTGGTATCGGGATCATGGACGAGGGCATCGACGTACCAATCATCGCCATCGCCGCTGTAGAGAAGCTCACCTATTTTTTCGAACGATGCGCATACGCTGCCCGCCGTTCTGCATGCATTCGGGGCCGAATGCAAACGCAGTTACTGGGGGAAATAATAGTCCGCTTAGCAGAAAAAAGTTTGCTATCGATTTAATCTTACTAAACATGACTAAAGAAATGAAAAGGCTTATCAGCTGCCACGAGATCGGGATACTCGATACTCACAACAAGCAAAAGAGCGCAGCTATGCATACCCTAGGGCCTAGAGCACACGGAACTTTTATCTGGCTTGACTGGCTAGGGAAGGGAACGATGGAACGATGTAATTAGATCTCTACAACGTATAATCTTTAAGACGTCATCGTTCGCTATAAGATACAGGAACTGCGTTTATTTTGTGACAATATACACATCTCCACTAATAGTCAACTTATCATTCTATTTTATGCTAATTGAATATTTACACCCTGTTTCTAACATGGAGCGCCTCTGGCGTCCACCTAGGTAGGAATGCGCTCCAATCGAACTGCACATTAGTTTCGATAGACCTCGTGCTGCGGCAAGCGGTCTATGCCTGGGTTCAGTCGACGCTCGCACCTGCTCAGCACGGTCACCTTGCACCTATCATTGCAGTGCTATGCCGGAAAAACAAAACCCCGCCGCCTCAAAGGCAACGGGGTTTGAGTATCCAACTGCGCGGCCTTCGCCGCACGCGTCTGTCGTACTTACATCGACGCCAGCTTCTGCCAGGTCTCGATCACCGAATCCGGATTGAGCGACATCGACTCGATGCCCTGCTCCATCAGCCAGACGGCGAAGTCCGGATTGTCCGACGGTCCCTGCCCGCAGATGCCGATGTATTTGCCCTGGTCGCGGCAAGCCTTGATGGCCAGCGAGAGCATGGCTTTCACGGCCGGGTCGCTCTCGTCGAAATCGGCGGCCAGGAGCGGCATGCCGGAATCGCGGTCCAGGCCCAGGGTCAGCTGGGTCAGGTCGTTCGAGCCGATCGAGAAGCCGTCGAAATGCTCGAGGAAGCGCTCGGCCAGGATCGCGTTCGACGGCACTTCGCACATCATGATGACGCGCAGGCCGTTTTCGCCGCGCTTCAGGCCATATTTCGCCAGCAGCGCGATGACTTTCTCGGCCTGGCCCAGGGTGCGCACGAATGGAATCATCAGCTCGACGTTAGTCAGTCCCATTTCTTCGCGCACCCGCTTCATCGCGAGGCATTCCATTTCGAAGGCTTCGGCGAAGTCTTCGGCCAGGTAGCGGGCGGCGCCGCGGAAGCCCAGCATCGGGTTTTCTTCGTCCGGCTCGTAGCGCGACCCGCCGATCAGCTTCTTGTACTCGTTCGACTTGAAGTCGGACAGGCGCACGATGACCGGTTTCGGCCAGAAGGCGGCGGCAATCGTCGCCACGCCTTCGGCGAGCTTGTCGACGTAGAAGGCTTTTGGCGACGCGTGGCCTCTAGCGACCGATTCCACCGCCTTCTTCAGGTCGGCATCGATGTTTGGGTACTCGAGGATGGCCTTCGGGTGTACGCCGATGTTGTTGTTGATGATGAATTCCAGGCGCGCCAGGCCCACGCCGCCGTTCGGCACCGACTGGAAGTCGAAAGCCAGCTGCGGGTTGCCGACGTTGAGCATGATCTTGGTATTGATCGGTGGCAGTTCGCCGCGCGAGACTTCGGTGATCTCGGTTTCCAGCAGGCCGTCGTAGATCTTGCCTTCGTCGCCTTCGGCGCAGGACACGGTGACAAAGGTACCGTCTTTCAGCACTTCGGTGGCGTCGCCGCAGCCGACAACGGCCGGCACGCCCAGTTCACGGGCGATGATGGCCGCGTGGCAGGTACGGCCGCCGCGGTTGGTGACGATGGCCGAGGCGCGCTTCATGACCGGTTCCCAGTTCGGGTCGGTCATGTCGGCCACCAGCACGTCGCCCGGCTGCACGCGTTCCATTTCCGACGGGTCGGTAATCACGCGCACCGGGCCGGCGCCGATCTTCTGGCCGATGGCGCGGCCTTGCGTCAGCACGGTGCCGGTGCCTTTCAAAGAGAAACGCTGCTGGGCGTCGGTGGCCTTTTGCTGCGATTTTACGGTTTCCGGACGCGCCTGCAGGATGAAGAGCTTGCCGTCGCGGCCGTCCTTGCCCCACTCGATGTCCATCGGGCGGCCGTAGTGGTTCTCGATGATAACGGCGTATTTCGCCAGTTCCACCACTTCTTCGTCGGTCAGCGAGTAGCGGTTGCGCATCTCGATCGGTACGTCGACGGTCTTCACCGAACGGCCAGCCTTGGCCTCCTGGGTGAATTCCATCTTGATCAGTTTCGAGCCGATGTTGCGGCGGATGACCGGCTTCTTGCCCTGTGCCAGCATCGGCTTGTGGACGTAGAACTCGTCCGGATTGACCGCGCCCTGCACCACCGTTTCGCCCAGGCCGTAGCTGGAGGTGATGAAGACGACGTCCTTGAAGCCCGATTCGGTGTCGATGGTGAACATGACGCCGGCCGCGCCCAGGTCCGAACGGACCATGCGCTGCACGCCGGCCGACAGCGCGACCTCGGCGTGGGTGAAGCCTTTGTGGACGCGGTAGGAGATTGCGCGGTCGTTGTAGAGCGACGCGAAGACGTGCTTCATCGCTTCCAGGATATTGTCGATGCCGACCACGTTCAGGAAGGTTTCCTGCTGGCCGGCGAAGGATGCGTCCGGCAAGTCTTCGGCGGTGGCCGAGGAGCGCACGGCAAACGACATCTCGGCGACCGAGTCGGCCACCAGGCGTTCGTAATAGCTGCGGATTTCGGCTTCCAGGCGCGGCTGGAACGGAGTTTCGACGATCCACTGGCGGATCTCGGCGCCAGCAAGCGCCAGCGAGCGCACGTCGTCGATGTCAAGGCCCTCGAGGCGGGTAGCGATGCGGCTTGCCAGCGATGGGCCGCCGTCGACCGAGTGCTCGAGGAAGTCGCGGAAAGCTTGCGCCGTGGTGGCGAAGCCGGTCGGCACGCGCACGCCGGCGCTGGCCAACTGGCTGATCATTTCGCCGAGCGAGGCATTCTTGCCGCCGACTGATTCGACATCGGTCATGCGCAGGTTTTCGAACGCGGCGACGTACACACCCGTGCCTTGTTCGGGTTCCTGCAATGCTGCGTTGGACAGGTTAGTCATGGTAAAAACACCCTTCTGATGATGGAAACCTTTTCGGGATCTCGACCAACCGACAACGCGTTACCCAGGGTGTTGCAAGGCCCGGCTCGCGACGGTTCGGCGAGATTCCTGCTTCGTGGGGCGCGGCGCGTTTTCTTGTTATTCTGTTCGCCGTGCAGCACAATGCAAAAAACCGTTGCCGAGCATTCTACCCCGGGCGCCCCGGTTTCACAGCGCACAACACTGCAAACCTGACAGCATTGCTTAAAAAAATACCATGACGCACGATGCCCGCCCTCCGCTTCCTCCACCCACGCGCACCGTGTTTTTCGTCTCCGACGGAACCGGCATTACCGCGGAAACCTTCGGCCACGCGGTGCTCAGCCAGTTCGAGATGCGTTTCCGCCAGATCCGCATTCCATTTACCGACACGCTGGAAAAGGCACGCGACGCCGCCCGCCGCATCAACGAGGTCTATAACGCCGACGGCAAGCAGCGACCGATCGTGTTCTCGACGCTGGTCAAGCACGACCTGTCGGGCGTGATCCGCGCCGCCAACGGCATGCACATGGACCTGTTCCAGACCTTCGTCGCGCCGCTGGAGATGGAACTCGGCGTGAAGTCGACCCACACGATCGGCCGCATCCACAACATCGTCGACTCCGAGGAATACAAGAACCGCATCGAGGCGATTAACTTTTCGCTCGCGCACGACGATGGCCAGTCGCACAAGAACCTGGCCGAGGCCGACGTCATCCTGGTGGGCGTGTCGCGCTCGGGCAAGACGCCGACCTCGCTGTATCTTGCGATGCAGTACGGGATCAAGGCGGCGAACTACCCGCTCATCCCCGACGACTTCGAACGCGGCAAGCTGCCATCGTCCCTGCCGCCGTTCAAGCACAAGCTGTTCGGGCTGACCATCACGCCGGAACGCCTGACGGAAATCCGCAACGAACGCCGCGCCGGCAGTAAATATGCGTCGATCGAGAACTGCCGCTACGAGGTCAACGAGGCGGAGCAGATGATGAAGCGCGAGGGCATCCGCTGGCTCTCCTCGACGACCAAGTCGATCGAGGAAATCGCGACGACGATCCTGCAGGAGATCAAACCGGATCGGCGCGAGTACTAGCACAAGCAAGGCTGGGGTCAGGTCTGACATTTGGACACGGGCTCATCTTTGAACCAGCGTTCAGGGGTGGCGTGGCCCCGTCCAGATACAAGCAACGCGGGGGGTCAGGTCTGACATTTGGACACGGGCTCATCTTTGAACCAGCTTTCATGGGTGGCGTGGCCCCGTCCAGATACAGCTCTTCCTCGAGACCAGCTTGCGGCTGTGCTCGTGTCCAAATGTCAGACCTGACCCCAGCTTTTGCTCTGGCCTTTCTTGCAGTTTTGCCGAGCGTGCCGGTGACAATTTAAGTATTTTTGCAACTTCTTTCTAGAATCCTCGTTTCAATTTGCGCAGGCCCGCAGCTGCTGTATCGCCGGTATGCCCTGGGCGCCTGCCGTGGCGCACCGGTGACACCGGCCGCAACTGGACCTGGGTGCAGGACTCCCGCCGTTTCCACACCGCCTGCTGAGCCTCGGCTACGCCAGCGCCGACGGCCGATTCCACAGCTCGGCCGATGGCGGGAAGAACTGGACGCTGGAGCGCCGGGTGCCGTAAAGGCTGGCCGTGTTGGGCTGGCCTCAGCCCGCCATGCCCTTGCGCAGCAGCTCGGCTGTAAGCGCATTCATGTCCACGCCGCGCTCGGTTGCCAGCGCCTGCAGCTGCTTGACCAGCTCGCCCTCGAGCTTGACCGCGAACGGCACCAGGCCGGCGGCACGTTCGCGCTCGCGCTGTTCGCGGCGGTCCACCGGGCTTGCCGCGGCGCCCCCGAACGCAGCGCCGCGCGCGCCCATCTGGTTCATCAGCTTCTTGGCGTCGCTCTTTGCCAGGTCGGTCTTTTTCATCGTCGTGTCCTTATCTTCTCGAAACCGTCATTTTAGCCGAGGCCGACAACCGCTCGGCGCGGCAGCGGATCGATGCGCAGGAGTACTCAGTCGAGCCCGTGTCCGAATGTCAGACCTGACCCCGGCATTGCACTGGAGTACTCAGTCGAGCCCGTGTCCGAATGTCAGACCTGACCCCGGCATTGCAGGCGCTGCGGCCCGCTGTAGACCACATGCTTGCCGCCACGGACGAAACCGGCCAGCGTGAGTCCGGCGGCATCGGCCATCTGGATGGCCAGCGCGGTCGGCGCCGAGATGGCGGCCAGCAGGGGGAAACCGGCGCGCGCGGCCTTCAGTACCATCTCGTAGCTGGCACGGCTGGTGACGACGGCGAATCCGTCGCGGGGTATGCTGGCGCGTGCCAGCGCGCCCACGAGCTTGTCGAGCGCGTTGTGGCGGCCGACGTCTTCGCGCACGCACAGCAGCTTGCCGTCGCTGTCGGCCCAGCCGGCGGCGTGGACGGCGCCCGTCAAGCCATGCAGCTGCTGGCGCGCCGCCATGTCAAGCATTGCGCGCTGCAGCGCGGCCGCTTCAAACACCTGCGCGGGCGGCGCCGGGCGCTCCTCGACGTCGCAGGCCTCCTCCCCCGAAATACGCCAGGCTGTCC from Massilia sp. Se16.2.3 carries:
- a CDS encoding pyruvate, water dikinase regulatory protein, whose protein sequence is MTHDARPPLPPPTRTVFFVSDGTGITAETFGHAVLSQFEMRFRQIRIPFTDTLEKARDAARRINEVYNADGKQRPIVFSTLVKHDLSGVIRAANGMHMDLFQTFVAPLEMELGVKSTHTIGRIHNIVDSEEYKNRIEAINFSLAHDDGQSHKNLAEADVILVGVSRSGKTPTSLYLAMQYGIKAANYPLIPDDFERGKLPSSLPPFKHKLFGLTITPERLTEIRNERRAGSKYASIENCRYEVNEAEQMMKREGIRWLSSTTKSIEEIATTILQEIKPDRREY
- the ppsA gene encoding phosphoenolpyruvate synthase, which produces MTDVESVGGKNASLGEMISQLASAGVRVPTGFATTAQAFRDFLEHSVDGGPSLASRIATRLEGLDIDDVRSLALAGAEIRQWIVETPFQPRLEAEIRSYYERLVADSVAEMSFAVRSSATAEDLPDASFAGQQETFLNVVGIDNILEAMKHVFASLYNDRAISYRVHKGFTHAEVALSAGVQRMVRSDLGAAGVMFTIDTESGFKDVVFITSSYGLGETVVQGAVNPDEFYVHKPMLAQGKKPVIRRNIGSKLIKMEFTQEAKAGRSVKTVDVPIEMRNRYSLTDEEVVELAKYAVIIENHYGRPMDIEWGKDGRDGKLFILQARPETVKSQQKATDAQQRFSLKGTGTVLTQGRAIGQKIGAGPVRVITDPSEMERVQPGDVLVADMTDPNWEPVMKRASAIVTNRGGRTCHAAIIARELGVPAVVGCGDATEVLKDGTFVTVSCAEGDEGKIYDGLLETEITEVSRGELPPINTKIMLNVGNPQLAFDFQSVPNGGVGLARLEFIINNNIGVHPKAILEYPNIDADLKKAVESVARGHASPKAFYVDKLAEGVATIAAAFWPKPVIVRLSDFKSNEYKKLIGGSRYEPDEENPMLGFRGAARYLAEDFAEAFEMECLAMKRVREEMGLTNVELMIPFVRTLGQAEKVIALLAKYGLKRGENGLRVIMMCEVPSNAILAERFLEHFDGFSIGSNDLTQLTLGLDRDSGMPLLAADFDESDPAVKAMLSLAIKACRDQGKYIGICGQGPSDNPDFAVWLMEQGIESMSLNPDSVIETWQKLASM
- a CDS encoding formate dehydrogenase accessory sulfurtransferase FdhD yields the protein MFEAAALQRAMLDMAARQQLHGLTGAVHAAGWADSDGKLLCVREDVGRHNALDKLVGALARASIPRDGFAVVTSRASYEMVLKAARAGFPLLAAISAPTALAIQMADAAGLTLAGFVRGGKHVVYSGPQRLQCRGQV